In Vulpes lagopus strain Blue_001 chromosome 1, ASM1834538v1, whole genome shotgun sequence, a genomic segment contains:
- the ZBED2 gene encoding zinc finger BED domain-containing protein 2 yields the protein MRREDEEEEGTRMKAKGDLEMKEEEVVSEKGELVGPFVSTMPTPVPHNKGTRFSEVWEYFHLAPVRAGHHPNQYATCRLCGRQVSRGPGVNVGTTALWKHLKSMHREELEKTGHGQVGQRKDPRPQGPQLPVGIEGDWARLLEQVGALALWASQREKEVLRRERAVEWRERAVERRERALEEVERAILEMKWKVRAEKEACQREQEQPAVAHPFHFV from the coding sequence ATGAGGCGGGAAgacgaggaagaggagggaacCAGGATGAAGGCAAAGGGAGACCTAGAGatgaaggaggaagaggtggtCAGTGAGAAGGGAGAGCTGGTTGGCCCTTTCGTGAGCACCATGCCCACCCCTGTGCCGCACAACAAGGGGACCCGGTTTTCCGAGGTGTGGGAGTATTTCCACCTGGCCCCCGTTCGCGCCGGCCACCACCCCAACCAATATGCCACCTGTCGCCTGTGTGGCAGGCAGGTGAGTCGTGGCCCTGGGGTTAACGTGGGCACCACAGCCTTGTGGAAACATCTGAAGAGCATGCATAGAGAGGAGCTGGAGAAGACTGGCCATGGGCAGGTGGGGCAGCGCAAGGACCCGAGGCCCCAGGGGCCACAGCTCCCCGTGGGTATTGAGGGCGATTGGGCCCGGCTCCTGGAGCAGGTGGGGGCCCTGGCTCTGTGGGCCagccagagggaaaaggaggtgCTTAGGAGGGAGAGGGCAGTGGAATGGCGGGAGAGGGCAGTGGAAAGGAGAGAGCGAGCCCTGGAGGAGGTAGAGAGGGCCATCCTGGAGATGAAGTGGAAGGTGAGGGCTGAGAAGGAAGCCTGTCAGAGGGAGCAAGAGCAGCCTGCCGTGGCTCATCCCTTCCATTTCGTTTAA